In the genome of Cupriavidus taiwanensis, one region contains:
- a CDS encoding LysR family transcriptional regulator, whose product MREISLDRLRTLVAVTERGSFAEAARALHLAPPTVSLHIAELEDRIGAPLLLRKRGHVGPTPIGALLVERARRLLADAEQALDDIQRQVDGLEGRARLGASTGVIAHLLPQALEALREHHPAIDIQIAVHTSEETLSRLVDGTLDIGVVALPQPPVAGLVIKPWRRDPVMAFVPAHWRCPARVTPEWLAAQPLILNDSTTRLSRLTTEWFATAGHHPAPRIQLNYNDAIKSLVAAGYGAALLPHEATTPLPDSRIVMRPLRPALWRRLGIACRAGYLERSTQHVLDVLWALRLP is encoded by the coding sequence ATGCGAGAGATCAGCCTGGACCGCTTGCGCACCCTGGTCGCCGTGACCGAGCGGGGTTCCTTTGCCGAGGCGGCGCGCGCCTTGCACCTGGCGCCGCCGACGGTCAGCCTCCACATCGCCGAACTCGAAGACCGCATCGGGGCGCCGCTGCTGTTGCGCAAGCGCGGCCATGTGGGGCCGACGCCGATCGGCGCGCTGCTGGTGGAACGCGCGCGCCGGCTGCTGGCCGACGCGGAGCAGGCACTGGACGATATCCAGCGCCAGGTAGACGGGCTCGAAGGGCGTGCGCGCCTGGGCGCGTCCACCGGCGTGATCGCGCACCTGCTGCCGCAAGCGCTCGAGGCCCTGCGCGAGCACCATCCCGCCATCGACATCCAGATTGCCGTGCATACTTCGGAGGAAACCCTGTCCCGGCTGGTGGATGGAACGCTCGATATCGGAGTGGTCGCGCTGCCTCAGCCCCCGGTGGCCGGACTGGTGATAAAGCCCTGGCGCCGCGACCCGGTGATGGCCTTTGTGCCGGCGCACTGGCGGTGCCCGGCCCGAGTTACCCCGGAATGGCTGGCCGCCCAACCGCTCATCCTCAACGACTCGACCACGCGCCTGTCGCGCCTGACTACCGAGTGGTTCGCGACCGCCGGGCACCATCCCGCGCCGCGCATTCAACTGAACTACAACGACGCGATCAAGAGCCTGGTAGCGGCAGGGTATGGCGCAGCGCTGTTGCCGCATGAGGCCACTACGCCATTGCCCGACAGCCGCATTGTCATGCGTCCGCTGCGGCCAGCGTTGTGGCGGCGGCTCGGTATTGCCTGTCGTGCGGGTTACCTCGAGCGCTCCACGCAACACGTACTGGACGTGTTGTGGGCCTTGCGGTTGCCGTAG
- the argC gene encoding N-acetyl-gamma-glutamyl-phosphate reductase, protein MSAPVVFIDGDQGTTGLQIHERLRNRTDIRLFTLPAAERKDARRRAEAINACDIAILCLPDDAAREAVGAIVNPAVRVIDASSAHRTQPDWTYGFPEMAPGQSEQIANASRVTNPGCYPTGAVGLLRPLAQAGLIPADYPVSIHAVSGYSGRGRAGVAEYEGPGAANAPAYQVYGLELAHKHAPEIRQHACLAQRPIFVPAYGSFRQGIVLTVPLALRQLAPGVDGAALHACLARHYAAATHVRVLPLHESAALTHLDPQALNGTNDMHLSVFHHVENGHVLLSAVFDNLGKGASGAAVQNLDLMLMRQ, encoded by the coding sequence ATGAGCGCTCCCGTAGTTTTCATCGACGGCGACCAGGGCACCACCGGGCTGCAAATCCACGAGCGGCTGCGCAACCGCACAGACATTCGGCTGTTCACACTTCCCGCAGCGGAGCGCAAGGATGCGCGGCGCCGCGCGGAAGCCATCAACGCCTGCGACATCGCCATCCTTTGTTTGCCGGACGACGCCGCGCGCGAGGCCGTGGGCGCGATCGTCAATCCTGCCGTGCGCGTGATCGACGCCAGCTCCGCCCATCGCACACAGCCGGACTGGACTTACGGTTTTCCGGAAATGGCGCCGGGGCAGTCCGAGCAAATTGCGAATGCATCCCGGGTCACCAATCCCGGCTGCTATCCGACCGGTGCCGTCGGCCTGCTGCGTCCTCTGGCACAGGCCGGGCTGATACCGGCGGATTACCCGGTCAGCATTCACGCGGTATCCGGGTATTCCGGACGCGGCCGTGCCGGCGTGGCGGAATATGAGGGGCCGGGCGCTGCCAACGCGCCTGCATACCAGGTCTATGGCCTGGAACTCGCGCACAAGCACGCGCCCGAGATCCGGCAGCACGCCTGCCTTGCGCAGCGTCCCATTTTCGTCCCGGCGTACGGATCGTTCCGCCAGGGCATCGTGCTGACGGTGCCGCTGGCATTGCGGCAGCTGGCACCTGGCGTGGACGGCGCCGCGTTACACGCCTGCCTCGCGCGCCACTATGCCGCGGCCACGCACGTACGGGTCTTGCCGCTGCACGAATCGGCCGCCCTGACACACCTGGATCCGCAAGCGCTGAATGGTACGAACGACATGCACTTGAGCGTATTCCACCACGTTGAAAACGGGCATGTGCTGCTGTCCGCGGTGTTCGATAACCTTGGCAAGGGCGCATCCGGAGCCGCGGTGCAGAACCTGGACCTGATGCTCATGCGGCAATAG
- a CDS encoding RidA family protein codes for MGNSVRRINPPGLPQLESVISHAIIVEPAGLIYTSGQLSWDESGALVEGTMIEQFHRAYANIDLVLQAAGSSRERIVNEVIYLVDYSPDTAGELVAALASARPPGLVPPTSTVVGVQTLFAPGFLVEVQVVATT; via the coding sequence ATGGGAAACAGCGTACGCAGGATCAACCCTCCGGGGCTTCCGCAGCTTGAGAGCGTGATCTCCCACGCGATCATCGTGGAGCCGGCAGGCCTGATCTATACCTCAGGCCAGCTGTCATGGGATGAGAGCGGTGCCCTGGTCGAAGGCACGATGATCGAGCAGTTTCACCGGGCCTATGCCAACATCGATCTCGTGCTCCAGGCCGCAGGGTCTTCGCGGGAAAGGATCGTGAACGAGGTGATCTACCTGGTCGACTATTCGCCCGATACCGCCGGTGAACTGGTTGCCGCGCTCGCATCGGCACGGCCGCCAGGGTTGGTTCCACCCACGAGTACCGTCGTCGGGGTCCAGACGCTTTTCGCGCCTGGCTTCCTTGTCGAGGTGCAAGTGGTTGCAACGACCTGA